In Bacillus cytotoxicus NVH 391-98, the following are encoded in one genomic region:
- the bioD gene encoding dethiobiotin synthase, which yields MSGFFITATDTEVGKTVVTGAIAGGLRKLGHHIGVYKPLQSGHSASHPEGDAARLKMASGVETAVDKICPYSVEEPLAPRLAMQRAGRTVTLADITSYYNELMAEFDSLLVEGAGGLAVPYTEDALVVDFAKQLKLPLIIVARPTLGTVNHTVLTISYAKAKGLQVAGVILSGCKEDEKERVQENKKMIEELSDVPVFGLFPKIREEYTRDELIKAAEESIQISYLEEYMKNGTSMEFTLLR from the coding sequence ATGAGTGGCTTTTTTATTACAGCAACGGATACCGAAGTAGGAAAAACAGTTGTTACAGGTGCAATAGCGGGGGGACTTAGAAAGCTTGGACATCATATAGGAGTATATAAACCGTTGCAAAGTGGTCATAGCGCTTCTCACCCAGAAGGTGATGCAGCTAGATTAAAGATGGCATCAGGAGTAGAAACAGCAGTGGATAAAATTTGTCCGTATTCGGTTGAAGAACCGCTTGCTCCAAGATTGGCAATGCAGCGTGCAGGAAGAACGGTAACATTGGCGGATATTACTTCTTATTATAATGAGCTAATGGCAGAGTTTGATAGTTTATTAGTAGAAGGGGCAGGGGGACTTGCTGTTCCTTATACAGAAGATGCACTCGTTGTTGATTTTGCTAAGCAATTAAAATTACCGCTTATCATTGTTGCGCGTCCCACATTAGGTACTGTCAATCATACTGTTTTAACAATCTCATATGCGAAAGCAAAAGGTTTGCAAGTTGCAGGTGTTATTTTATCGGGCTGTAAAGAAGATGAGAAAGAACGTGTACAAGAAAATAAAAAAATGATTGAAGAGTTAAGTGATGTGCCAGTTTTCGGTTTATTTCCAAAGATTCGGGAAGAATATACGCGCGATGAACTAATAAAAGCAGCAGAAGAGAGTATTCAGATTTCATATTTAGAGGAGTATATGAAAAATGGAACAAGCATGGAATTTACACTTTTACGCTAG
- the bioF gene encoding 8-amino-7-oxononanoate synthase, translated as MEQAWNLHFYASLNRLKEKSQYREVVVTNQAEEPWLIRNGARMLNLASNNYLGLAGDSRLKEAAIEAIRTYGVGATASRLVVGNYSLYEEVEKSICDWKHTEKAMIVNSGYTANVGAISSLMGRHDVIFSDKLNHASIVDGVKLSGAKQKRYRHNDLHHLEQLLQTTPSEKRKLIVTDTVFSMEGDVAHLKELIALKEKYGALLMIDEAHASGIYGERGAGIAHVEPELSKKIDIHMGTFSKALGCYGAYLAGNEVCIDYMRNKMRSFIFTTALPPGVLATIQCAIAIVKEDEARRKRLLENGAYFRNVLKEAGYNIGNSSTHIVPVIVTSNEAAIRFSRKVQEAGIVAIAIRPPTVPHNSSRIRFTVTSEHTKSDLEWAIRQIVNIGKEEGFVE; from the coding sequence ATGGAACAAGCATGGAATTTACACTTTTACGCTAGTTTAAATCGTCTAAAAGAAAAGTCACAATACCGTGAAGTAGTGGTAACGAATCAAGCTGAAGAACCGTGGCTGATTCGGAACGGAGCGCGTATGCTGAATTTGGCATCGAATAATTATCTCGGTTTAGCGGGGGATAGTCGGTTAAAAGAAGCGGCTATTGAAGCGATAAGGACATATGGAGTAGGAGCGACGGCATCACGGCTTGTGGTAGGAAACTATTCCCTTTATGAAGAGGTAGAAAAGAGTATTTGCGATTGGAAGCATACAGAGAAAGCGATGATTGTGAACAGTGGATATACAGCGAATGTTGGAGCCATTTCTTCTCTAATGGGACGCCATGATGTCATTTTCAGTGATAAATTAAATCATGCTAGTATTGTTGACGGAGTGAAACTGAGCGGTGCAAAGCAGAAACGATATCGTCATAATGATTTACATCACTTGGAGCAGCTACTACAAACAACACCTTCTGAAAAGAGAAAGTTAATTGTAACAGATACGGTGTTTAGTATGGAGGGAGATGTTGCTCATTTAAAAGAATTGATTGCATTGAAAGAGAAATATGGAGCACTTCTTATGATTGATGAAGCACATGCCAGTGGCATATACGGGGAACGCGGTGCTGGAATTGCGCATGTGGAGCCAGAGCTTTCTAAAAAAATTGATATTCATATGGGTACATTTAGTAAAGCGTTAGGGTGTTATGGGGCTTATTTAGCAGGAAATGAAGTTTGCATTGATTATATGAGAAACAAGATGAGAAGTTTTATTTTTACAACGGCATTGCCACCAGGGGTACTTGCCACTATACAGTGTGCAATTGCTATTGTGAAAGAAGACGAGGCAAGACGAAAAAGACTTTTAGAAAACGGTGCGTATTTTCGTAATGTGTTAAAAGAAGCTGGATATAACATTGGCAATAGTTCAACACATATTGTTCCGGTTATTGTAACGTCGAATGAAGCGGCGATACGCTTTAGTAGAAAAGTGCAAGAAGCTGGAATTGTAGCGATTGCAATTCGGCCACCAACTGTTCCGCATAATAGCTCGCGCATTCGATTTACAGTGACATCTGAGCATACAAAGTCTGATTTAGAGTGGGCGATTCGGCAAATTGTGAACATTGGAAAAGAAGAGGGGTTTGTGGAATGA
- the cpdB gene encoding bifunctional 2',3'-cyclic-nucleotide 2'-phosphodiesterase/3'-nucleotidase, translating into MKKSKKVLAGATLALGVIAPQVVPTTAHAEGQTEESTVHLRILETSDIHVNLMNYDYYQTKTDNKVGLVQTATLVNQAREEVKNSVLFDDGDAIQGTPLGDYVAQKGLDGNYIHPLYRVMNLMKYDVISLGNHEFNYGLDYLKKAISKTEFPVVNSNVYKDDHDDNEENDENYFKPYHIFEKEVEDESGQKHKVKIGVMGFVPPQIMNWDKANLEGKVKAKDIVQTAKKMVPKMKAEGADIIVALAHSGVDKSGYNTGMENASFYLTEVPGVDAVLMGHSHTVVTDTFNGVPVVMPGVFGSNLGVIDMQLKKVDGKWQVQKDKSVPTVRAIADSKGNALVKSDQRLVDEIKEEHEATIQYVNTPVGKTTAPINSYFSLVQDDPSVQLVTQAQKWYVEKLFAENGQYSKYKGIPILSAGAPFKAGGRNGATYYTDIPAGTLAIKNVADLYVYPNTLYAVKVNGAQVKEWLEMSAGQFNQIDPAKSEEQSLVNVSYPTYNFDILDGLKYEIDVTQPAKYDKDGKVVHPTANRIINMTYDGKPVTDEQEFIVATNNYRGSSQTFPGVNKGEVVYQSQDETRQIIVKYMQETPVINPAADQNWSFKPINAEKLNITFDSSPNAQKYITKDGNISYVGPSENEFAKYAIDLTNKKEEEKPVPPVADEGNKEEKPVPPVADEGNNGDQATADAINKNEDVTTTNVSEDKETNKIERDLPKTGANVFSTIGAGLAFIGAGMFMLFRRKKANR; encoded by the coding sequence GTGAAAAAATCAAAGAAGGTGTTAGCTGGAGCAACGCTTGCATTAGGTGTTATAGCCCCGCAAGTAGTACCAACCACTGCTCATGCGGAAGGACAGACAGAGGAGAGCACAGTTCATTTACGAATTTTAGAAACATCTGATATTCATGTGAACTTAATGAATTATGATTATTATCAAACGAAAACAGATAATAAAGTAGGGCTTGTTCAAACGGCAACACTTGTCAATCAAGCGCGTGAAGAAGTAAAAAACTCTGTTTTATTTGATGACGGAGATGCGATACAAGGAACACCGCTTGGGGACTATGTAGCGCAAAAAGGGTTGGATGGGAATTATATACATCCATTATATCGTGTAATGAATTTAATGAAGTATGACGTCATTTCTTTAGGAAATCATGAGTTTAACTATGGCTTAGATTATTTAAAGAAAGCAATTAGTAAGACTGAATTTCCAGTTGTGAATTCAAATGTGTATAAAGATGACCATGATGATAATGAAGAAAATGATGAAAATTACTTTAAGCCATATCATATTTTTGAAAAAGAAGTAGAAGATGAATCCGGTCAAAAGCATAAGGTGAAGATTGGGGTAATGGGATTTGTACCACCACAAATTATGAACTGGGATAAGGCGAATTTAGAAGGAAAAGTAAAAGCGAAAGATATCGTCCAAACAGCTAAGAAAATGGTTCCAAAAATGAAAGCAGAAGGTGCAGATATTATCGTTGCGCTAGCGCACTCTGGTGTGGATAAAAGCGGTTACAATACAGGGATGGAAAACGCTTCATTTTATTTAACAGAAGTTCCTGGTGTTGATGCAGTGTTGATGGGACACTCACATACAGTAGTCACAGATACATTTAACGGTGTACCTGTTGTAATGCCAGGTGTGTTCGGTAGCAACTTAGGCGTTATTGATATGCAGCTGAAAAAAGTAGATGGTAAGTGGCAAGTTCAAAAGGATAAATCTGTTCCAACAGTTCGCGCTATTGCAGATAGTAAAGGAAACGCATTAGTTAAATCTGACCAAAGGTTAGTTGACGAGATTAAGGAGGAACACGAAGCGACGATTCAATATGTTAATACACCTGTTGGGAAAACAACAGCGCCAATTAATAGTTATTTTTCACTTGTGCAAGACGATCCATCGGTCCAACTTGTGACACAGGCGCAGAAATGGTATGTAGAAAAGTTGTTTGCTGAAAATGGACAATATAGCAAGTATAAAGGCATTCCTATATTATCGGCAGGTGCACCATTTAAGGCAGGGGGAAGAAATGGTGCGACATATTATACAGATATTCCAGCGGGTACTCTAGCTATTAAAAACGTAGCCGATTTATATGTATATCCGAATACGTTATATGCTGTGAAAGTAAATGGTGCACAAGTAAAAGAATGGCTTGAAATGTCGGCAGGGCAGTTTAATCAAATTGACCCAGCTAAATCTGAAGAACAATCACTTGTTAATGTAAGCTATCCTACATATAATTTTGATATTTTAGATGGCCTGAAATATGAAATTGATGTTACACAACCAGCGAAGTACGATAAAGACGGAAAAGTGGTACATCCAACTGCAAATCGCATTATCAATATGACATATGACGGAAAACCGGTAACAGATGAACAAGAATTTATTGTTGCTACAAATAACTATCGTGGTAGCAGTCAAACATTCCCTGGTGTAAATAAAGGGGAAGTGGTGTATCAATCACAAGATGAAACGCGTCAAATTATTGTGAAATATATGCAAGAGACGCCAGTTATTAATCCAGCGGCAGATCAAAACTGGTCATTTAAGCCAATCAATGCTGAAAAGTTAAATATTACATTTGATTCTTCGCCAAATGCACAAAAGTATATTACGAAAGATGGAAACATTTCTTATGTTGGTCCATCGGAAAATGAATTTGCAAAATATGCAATTGACTTAACGAACAAGAAGGAAGAAGAGAAGCCGGTACCACCAGTAGCGGATGAAGGAAATAAAGAAGAGAAGCCGGTACCACCAGTAGCAGATGAAGGAAATAATGGAGATCAGGCGACAGCAGACGCTATCAATAAAAATGAAGATGTAACAACTACAAATGTAAGCGAAGATAAAGAAACAAATAAAATAGAACGAGATCTTCCAAAAACGGGAGCAAATGTTTTTTCAACAATTGGGGCAGGACTTGCTTTTATTGGAGCAGGTATGTTCATGTTATTTAGAAGAAAGAAAGCAAATAGATAA
- the ribH gene encoding 6,7-dimethyl-8-ribityllumazine synthase, producing the protein MVFEGHLVGTGLKIGVVVGRFNEFITSKLLGGALDGLKRHGVEETHIDVAWVPGAFEIPLIAKKMANSGKYDAVITLGTVIRGATSHYDYVCNEVAKGVASLSLQTEIPVIFGVLTTETIEQAIERAGTKAGNKGYESAVSAIEMAHLSKQWA; encoded by the coding sequence ATGGTATTCGAAGGTCATTTAGTAGGTACAGGATTAAAAATTGGAGTAGTAGTAGGACGTTTTAATGAATTTATTACAAGCAAACTTTTAGGGGGCGCATTAGACGGCTTAAAACGACATGGTGTAGAAGAAACTCATATTGATGTCGCATGGGTTCCAGGTGCATTTGAAATTCCACTCATCGCTAAAAAGATGGCAAATAGCGGTAAGTATGATGCAGTGATTACACTCGGCACTGTTATTCGCGGGGCTACATCACACTATGACTACGTTTGTAATGAAGTTGCTAAAGGCGTTGCATCTTTGTCACTACAAACAGAAATTCCCGTTATTTTTGGTGTATTAACTACTGAAACAATTGAACAAGCAATTGAACGCGCAGGGACAAAAGCTGGAAATAAAGGCTATGAATCTGCAGTTTCCGCAATTGAAATGGCTCATTTATCAAAACAATGGGCATAA
- the nhaC gene encoding Na+/H+ antiporter NhaC has translation MVSKIESVLLTVLIFFCIGFSVIRLETSPHIPILFGIIVLLAFGFMKKISWSTMEKGMISSISAGIPSIFIFLLVGVLISVWIAAGTIPTLMVYGFGLVSPKVFIPTVFVVCAIVGTSIGSAFTTAATVGLAFMGMGTALGYDAALIAGAIISGAFFGDKMSPLSDTTNLAPAVTGVDLFEHIRNMLWTTIPAFIIAFIAFFILGKGSAGDVDFSNFINVLEKNTTISIVTLIPILLLFIFAFKRVPAVPTLLAGIVAGIIILFLFKPSTSLADLMKIMQEGYVSKTGIKDIDSLLSRGGLQSMMMSIALIFLALSMGGLLQGMGIITQLMNMISHFVKTSTRLIISTASTAIGVNFLLGEQYLSIVLTGQAFANKYDEVGLKRRNLSRVLEDAGTVINPLVPWGVSGVFLANVLSVPTIDYVPYSIFCLACPIITIIVGFTGLGLSWKKEKSVTIS, from the coding sequence ATGGTTTCAAAAATTGAATCAGTTCTTTTAACAGTTCTAATCTTTTTTTGTATCGGTTTTAGCGTTATTAGACTAGAGACATCACCACATATTCCTATTTTATTTGGCATTATTGTGTTATTAGCGTTCGGATTTATGAAAAAGATTTCGTGGTCTACTATGGAAAAAGGTATGATAAGTAGTATTTCAGCGGGCATTCCATCTATTTTTATTTTCTTACTCGTTGGTGTTTTAATTAGCGTTTGGATTGCAGCTGGAACAATTCCAACATTAATGGTATACGGATTTGGACTCGTATCACCTAAGGTCTTCATCCCAACGGTATTTGTCGTTTGTGCAATTGTTGGAACAAGTATTGGTAGTGCTTTTACAACAGCCGCAACAGTCGGACTTGCATTTATGGGAATGGGTACTGCTCTTGGCTATGACGCAGCACTGATCGCAGGAGCAATTATTTCTGGAGCTTTCTTCGGTGATAAAATGTCACCTTTATCAGACACAACAAATTTAGCTCCAGCTGTAACTGGGGTAGACTTATTCGAGCATATTCGCAACATGCTTTGGACGACAATTCCTGCTTTTATCATTGCCTTTATCGCCTTCTTTATTTTAGGAAAAGGCTCTGCAGGAGATGTTGATTTTTCTAACTTTATAAATGTTCTAGAGAAAAATACAACCATTTCAATTGTGACACTTATTCCTATTTTGTTGCTCTTCATATTTGCTTTTAAAAGGGTACCGGCCGTTCCAACATTACTTGCTGGTATTGTCGCAGGTATTATCATTCTCTTTCTTTTCAAACCAAGTACCTCACTTGCTGATTTAATGAAAATTATGCAAGAAGGTTATGTTTCTAAGACGGGAATAAAAGACATTGACAGCTTATTATCCCGCGGTGGTTTACAAAGTATGATGATGTCCATTGCCCTTATTTTTCTAGCTCTTTCTATGGGCGGCTTACTACAAGGTATGGGCATTATTACACAATTAATGAACATGATTTCTCATTTCGTCAAAACGAGTACACGTTTAATTATTTCTACTGCTTCAACAGCAATCGGCGTCAATTTCTTACTCGGTGAACAATATTTATCCATCGTTTTAACAGGCCAAGCATTTGCTAATAAATATGATGAAGTAGGCTTAAAGCGTCGCAATTTATCAAGGGTGTTAGAAGATGCTGGTACAGTTATTAATCCGCTTGTACCTTGGGGCGTAAGTGGTGTATTCTTGGCAAATGTGCTCAGCGTTCCCACAATAGATTACGTTCCATACTCCATCTTCTGCCTAGCATGTCCAATTATCACGATTATCGTTGGCTTTACAGGATTGGGTCTTTCTTGGAAGAAAGAAAAATCTGTGACAATTTCTTAA
- the bioB gene encoding biotin synthase BioB gives MKQIQTKVDWKKIAFEGIEGKRITKEDALAILEADDTEVLEIMNAAYMIRHHYFGKKVKLNMIINTKSGLCPEDCGYCSQSIVSEAPIDKYAWLTQEKIVEGAHEAVRRKAGTYCIVASGRRPTDKEVNHVIGAVKEIKETTDLKICCCLGFLNEDQAKRLAEAGVHRYNHNLNTHANHYDNICSTHTYDDRVDTVEKVKQAGISPCSGAIFGMGETKEERVEIAFELQRLDADSIPCNFLVSVKGTPFEGRKELTPVECLKILAMMRFVNPSKEIRISGGRELNLRSVQPLGLFAANSIFVGDYLTTVGQESTADWEMIQDLGFEIEECAL, from the coding sequence ATGAAACAAATACAAACAAAAGTAGATTGGAAGAAAATTGCGTTTGAAGGGATAGAAGGAAAAAGGATAACGAAAGAGGATGCGTTAGCGATTTTAGAAGCAGATGATACAGAAGTATTAGAGATTATGAATGCTGCATATATGATTCGTCATCATTATTTTGGTAAAAAAGTGAAATTAAATATGATTATTAATACGAAATCGGGATTATGTCCAGAAGATTGTGGTTACTGTTCTCAATCAATCGTTTCTGAAGCACCGATTGATAAGTATGCTTGGTTGACACAAGAAAAAATTGTTGAAGGAGCACACGAAGCAGTTCGCCGAAAAGCTGGTACATATTGTATTGTTGCATCTGGTCGCCGTCCAACAGACAAAGAGGTAAATCATGTCATTGGTGCGGTGAAAGAAATTAAAGAAACAACGGATTTAAAGATATGTTGTTGCTTAGGCTTTTTAAATGAGGATCAAGCAAAACGATTAGCCGAGGCCGGGGTTCACCGTTATAATCATAACTTGAATACACATGCGAATCATTATGATAATATTTGCTCCACACACACGTATGATGACCGAGTAGATACGGTAGAAAAAGTGAAGCAAGCGGGCATTTCTCCTTGTTCTGGTGCAATCTTTGGAATGGGAGAAACGAAAGAGGAGCGCGTGGAAATTGCTTTTGAGTTACAACGGCTAGATGCAGACTCTATTCCATGTAATTTTCTCGTCTCTGTAAAAGGCACTCCGTTTGAAGGGCGAAAAGAATTAACGCCAGTGGAATGTTTAAAAATATTAGCGATGATGCGTTTTGTAAATCCTTCCAAAGAAATTCGAATTTCTGGAGGCCGTGAACTAAATCTAAGATCTGTACAGCCGTTAGGATTATTTGCAGCCAATTCGATTTTCGTTGGAGATTATTTAACAACAGTAGGTCAAGAGTCAACAGCAGACTGGGAGATGATTCAGGACCTAGGATTTGAAATTGAGGAATGTGCGTTATAA
- the bioA gene encoding adenosylmethionine--8-amino-7-oxononanoate transaminase → MLTLFVNKLTLGVTIMTVSSRTREKIPYTYEELAEKNKAYVWHPFTQMKDYIAEDPVIIERGEGRKLYDVHGNAYWDGVSSIWLNVHGHHVPELDEAIREQLNKIAHSTMLGLANVPSILLAEKVIEVVPKGLKKVFYSDSGSTAVEIAIKMAFQYWQHKGKPKKQKFITLKEAYHGDTIGAVSVGAIDLFHQVYRSLLFHAIKMPYPSTYRSPYGNNEEEIVQKHLEEMEELLKQKHEEIAALIVEPLIQGAGGMITMPKGYLKGLRDLCTKYHILFITDEVATGFGRTGKMFACEHEGVTPDILTAGKGLTGGYLPVAITVTTDEVYNAFLGDYAEQKTFFHGHSYTGNPLGCAVAIANLELYEKTNVVQNVVKKADYVANKLAALYEYKHVGDIRQRGLMIGIELVANRETKEPFEWTERVGVEVCKRSRELGMILRPLGNTIVFMPPLASQIDELDEMLRILYQAIADITEGKS, encoded by the coding sequence ATGTTAACTTTATTTGTAAATAAGTTAACATTAGGGGTGACAATTATGACAGTAAGTAGTCGTACACGAGAAAAAATACCGTATACATATGAAGAATTAGCGGAAAAGAATAAAGCGTATGTATGGCACCCATTTACACAAATGAAGGATTATATAGCAGAAGATCCAGTTATTATTGAAAGAGGTGAAGGGCGTAAATTGTATGATGTGCATGGTAACGCTTACTGGGATGGAGTTTCTTCCATTTGGCTTAATGTACATGGACATCACGTTCCAGAATTGGATGAAGCAATTCGTGAGCAATTAAATAAGATCGCTCATTCTACTATGTTAGGGCTTGCAAATGTACCGTCTATTTTACTTGCAGAAAAGGTTATTGAAGTTGTTCCAAAAGGGTTAAAAAAGGTATTTTATTCAGATTCAGGTTCGACAGCTGTTGAGATTGCAATTAAAATGGCGTTTCAATATTGGCAACATAAAGGGAAACCTAAAAAACAAAAGTTTATTACATTAAAAGAAGCATATCATGGTGATACGATTGGTGCTGTTTCTGTAGGAGCAATCGACTTGTTTCACCAAGTGTATCGCTCTCTTTTATTTCATGCAATCAAAATGCCTTATCCGTCTACATATCGTTCTCCTTATGGTAATAACGAGGAGGAAATCGTTCAAAAGCATTTGGAAGAAATGGAGGAATTATTGAAACAGAAACATGAAGAAATTGCAGCACTGATTGTAGAGCCTTTAATACAAGGGGCTGGCGGTATGATTACAATGCCAAAAGGGTATTTGAAAGGGCTTCGTGATTTATGTACAAAGTATCATATTTTATTTATTACAGATGAAGTAGCAACAGGATTTGGCCGTACAGGAAAAATGTTCGCCTGCGAGCATGAGGGAGTGACGCCGGATATATTAACAGCTGGAAAAGGATTAACTGGTGGATATTTACCGGTAGCGATTACCGTAACAACAGATGAGGTTTACAATGCTTTTTTAGGTGACTACGCAGAACAGAAAACCTTTTTTCATGGCCATAGTTATACAGGAAATCCACTAGGTTGTGCAGTAGCGATTGCAAATCTAGAACTTTATGAAAAAACAAATGTAGTACAAAACGTTGTAAAAAAGGCAGATTATGTAGCAAATAAATTGGCAGCGCTTTATGAGTATAAACATGTTGGTGATATTCGCCAACGTGGCTTGATGATTGGGATAGAACTTGTTGCAAATAGGGAAACAAAAGAGCCGTTTGAATGGACAGAGCGGGTAGGAGTAGAAGTATGTAAACGATCAAGAGAGCTTGGGATGATATTGCGCCCTCTTGGTAACACAATTGTATTCATGCCTCCGTTAGCATCTCAAATAGATGAACTAGATGAAATGTTACGCATTTTATATCAAGCAATTGCAGATATTACGGAGGGGAAATCATGA
- a CDS encoding alpha/beta fold hydrolase, with protein sequence MKQLKLIFIPGWGMEKQVWSPILSLLQESFAEYIEWHDVKEINEFAKRVEKAAEGYDVILIGWSLGALVALEVCNNVKTKGMILISSTAKFTVDERYKHGWKPSFVERMKRNIKKRKNETLSRFYISMFAEEESAVKESFENMIKEFQGDSTESLQTGLDYLMRADMRERLKDVNVPMLLLHGEQDSICPLPAAHYIKEKTNATLKVIHQAGHAICITNFEYCANEINKFIEGIRNDQ encoded by the coding sequence ATGAAACAACTTAAGCTAATCTTTATCCCTGGATGGGGAATGGAAAAACAAGTATGGAGCCCAATCCTTTCACTTTTGCAGGAAAGTTTTGCCGAGTATATTGAGTGGCATGATGTAAAAGAAATCAATGAATTTGCAAAGCGGGTAGAAAAAGCTGCTGAAGGATACGATGTCATTTTAATCGGGTGGTCGCTTGGCGCGTTAGTTGCCCTTGAAGTATGTAACAATGTGAAAACAAAGGGAATGATTTTAATAAGTAGTACAGCAAAGTTTACAGTAGATGAAAGGTATAAACATGGCTGGAAACCTTCTTTTGTTGAGAGAATGAAAAGGAATATAAAAAAAAGAAAGAATGAGACATTGAGCCGTTTTTATATAAGTATGTTTGCCGAAGAAGAGAGTGCTGTAAAAGAATCATTTGAAAATATGATAAAAGAATTTCAAGGTGATTCGACAGAGTCTTTACAAACAGGGCTCGATTATTTAATGAGAGCGGACATGAGGGAACGCTTAAAAGATGTAAATGTACCAATGTTACTTTTACATGGAGAACAAGATTCCATTTGTCCTTTGCCTGCTGCTCATTACATAAAAGAAAAGACAAATGCAACACTTAAAGTGATTCATCAAGCGGGGCATGCCATTTGTATAACGAATTTTGAATATTGCGCAAATGAAATTAATAAATTCATAGAGGGGATACGAAATGATCAATAA
- the bioC gene encoding malonyl-ACP O-methyltransferase BioC has protein sequence MINKTLLQKRFNRAAVSYDQYANVQKKMARHLLSQLEKRYSKAAAIRILELGCGTGYITEKLVHLFPNAQITAIDFAESMIAVAKQRRHVDEVTFRCEDIEKLILDDFYDVIISNATFQWLNDLQVSLVKLYKHLAGEGILLFSTFGNRTFQELHRAFERAKEEKNIKSHVSIGQRLFTKAQLQNICSIKKGNVHVSETCYIEKFTHVRDFFKSIRKVGATNSNEDTYCQSPSLFRAMLRIYERDFTKEGEIIATYHALFAHIEKEGKRRNETNTNKSRLEENCV, from the coding sequence ATGATCAATAAAACATTGTTGCAAAAACGATTTAATAGAGCGGCTGTATCCTATGATCAATATGCCAATGTACAAAAGAAAATGGCTCGTCATTTACTTTCGCAGTTGGAAAAACGATATAGCAAAGCAGCGGCGATTCGAATTTTAGAACTTGGCTGCGGAACGGGATATATCACGGAGAAGCTTGTGCATTTATTTCCGAATGCACAGATTACAGCTATTGACTTCGCGGAGAGTATGATTGCTGTTGCGAAACAAAGACGCCATGTTGATGAAGTTACCTTTCGATGTGAAGATATTGAAAAGCTTATATTAGACGACTTCTATGATGTCATCATCTCCAATGCAACATTTCAATGGTTAAATGATTTGCAGGTGTCCCTTGTAAAGTTATATAAGCATTTAGCTGGAGAAGGCATCTTGTTATTTTCAACATTTGGAAATCGAACGTTCCAAGAACTCCATCGTGCTTTTGAACGAGCGAAAGAAGAAAAAAATATAAAAAGTCATGTATCAATTGGACAGCGTCTTTTTACAAAAGCGCAGTTGCAAAATATATGTTCCATAAAAAAAGGGAATGTTCATGTATCTGAAACATGTTACATAGAGAAATTTACTCATGTTAGAGACTTTTTTAAGTCGATTCGCAAAGTTGGTGCAACAAATAGTAATGAAGATACGTATTGTCAAAGTCCTTCTCTCTTTCGGGCGATGCTTCGCATATATGAGAGAGACTTTACGAAAGAAGGGGAGATTATAGCAACGTACCATGCTTTATTTGCGCACATAGAAAAAGAGGGGAAGAGGAGAAATGAAACAAATACAAACAAAAGTAGATTGGAAGAAAATTGCGTTTGA